TCGTCGGCGAGGCTGCGGGCCACGCCGAGGTCGAGGGTGGCGGCGGAGCGCAGGCGGATGGCGTACCCGCCGGACTCGGAGACGAGCAGCCCGGGGTCGAGGACCTTGCGCAGCCGGGAGGCGTACGTCCGTATGGTGGCGAGGGCCTGCTGCGGCGGGTCCTCGCCCCAGATGGCGTCGATGAGCTCGGGCGCGGTGGCGGTGCGGCCGCCGCGCAGCAGCAGCGCGGCGAGCAGGGCGCGCTGCTGGGGAGTGCCGGAGGGCAGGTTCTCGGACCCACGCCAGGCCCGGATGGGCCCGAGCACGGCGAACCGCGCCCCGCCTGCGGCGCTCGTGGCGGTTTCGGTTTCCGGTCCGGTGCCGGTGCCGGTGCCGGTGCCTGCGGCGCTCGGGTCGGCCTTGGGTGCGGTGCCGGTGCCGGCACCTGCGGCGGGGGCCCCGGGGGCGCGCGCGGTGGGGCCGGTTCCGCCGGGGCCGGGCGCGCGCCGGGGCGTCTCCTCGGACGCCGAACGTTTCCAGGGGTCGGAGGGCCGAGGGCGGCCCAGTTCGGCGTCCTGCGGGGAGCGCCCCGACACACACCCGACCCCGTCGGAACCGGTGGGTGCGGCCCCGGTTTCCGTGCCTGCCGGGCATGCGGCGGCGGAGCGAGGGGCGGGCCCTTGGGCCGGGAGTGCGGTGGTCCCGGGTCCGGGTCCCGGTTCGGGTGCGGCGGCAGCCGCAAGGGCCTCGGGGTGCTGCCGTGGGTGCGGGATGGCCGGTACTCCGTCCATCTGTCGTCCCCCTGCCTTCCGTCGGTGTAAGGGTCAGTCTGCCCTGTGTTGCGCGTACACGTCAGCCCGTCCCGGAGCCATCGGCTCCCAACTAGCTGACGGTTCGTCAGATCAGCGCTACCGTATGAGCCATGGAGACCTTCCCGAAGATCATCTCGGTGGACGACCACACGGTGGAGCCCCCCCACGTCTGGCGGGACCGGCTCCCGTCCAAGTACAAGGACATCGGCCCCCGCGTCGTCCGCGCCCCCCTGAAGGAAATGACCTTCCTCGGCGGCAAGTTCGCCCCCGTCATGGGAGCCAAGGGCGACGACGGCCCGATCGGCGACTGGTGGGTGTACGAGGACCTGCACCGGCCGCTCACCCGCCTCGACACGGCCGTCGGATACGACCGGGACGAGATCAAACTGGAAGTCATCACCTACGAGCAGATGCGCCCGGGGTCCTTTTCGGTTCCCGACCGTCTCGCGGACATGGACGTCAACCACGTCCAGTCGGCGCTCTGCTTCCCCACCTTCCCGCGCTTCTGCGGCCAGACCTTCACCGAGGCCAAGGACCGCGAGCTGGGGCTGCTCGGCGTGCGGGCGTACAACGACTGGATGGTGGAGGAGTGGTGCGGGCCCGATGCCCGGGGCCGCTTGATCCCCCTCACCCTGATCCCCCTGTGGGACGCGCGCCTCGCCGCCGCCGAGGTCCGCCGCAACGCCGCCCGCGGCGTGCGCGCCGTCGCCTTCTCCGAGATACCCCCGCACCTGGGCCTCCCGTCCATCCACACCGACGAGTGGGACCCCTTCCTGGAGGCGTGCAACGAGACCGGCACGGTCATCGCCATGC
This genomic window from Streptomyces sp. NBC_01351 contains:
- a CDS encoding amidohydrolase family protein, with protein sequence METFPKIISVDDHTVEPPHVWRDRLPSKYKDIGPRVVRAPLKEMTFLGGKFAPVMGAKGDDGPIGDWWVYEDLHRPLTRLDTAVGYDRDEIKLEVITYEQMRPGSFSVPDRLADMDVNHVQSALCFPTFPRFCGQTFTEAKDRELGLLGVRAYNDWMVEEWCGPDARGRLIPLTLIPLWDARLAAAEVRRNAARGVRAVAFSEIPPHLGLPSIHTDEWDPFLEACNETGTVIAMHIGSSSRMPSTSADAPPAVGSTITFANCCFSMVDWLMSGKFERFPNLKIMYAEGQIGWIPYILERANVVWEENRGWGGVADKVLRPPAELFAEHVFGCFFDDAFGLKNLDSIGVANVLYETDYPHSDSTWPKSREVGEAQMGHLAPDVVDRIVRGNAIDLLGLTPDGLWAGPGA